The Castanea sativa cultivar Marrone di Chiusa Pesio chromosome 4, ASM4071231v1 sequence AGCTGCTTTCGCTAAGGCATCCgtttccatattttcctctcttgggagttgaacaaaacttacttCCGTAAATTTTTGAACAAGCTGTCTCACTTTGctaagatatttcttcatcCTATCCtccttagcatcacacattccattcacttggttGATGACGAGCTGGAAATCCCCTTTGACTATTATTGATTTCTCCCCtagggacttagccaattctagcCCTTTaagtagagcttcatactcagcttcgttATTGGTGGTTTGATACTGCAAATGGGCTGCGTACTCCAATATGTCACCCTCCAGGGATtttagtatgactccaatccctcctgcatatgTGTGGATGACCCGTCTACATTAATAACCCATCTTTCATTTCCTTCATCTTTGTTTAGCTCGTCCTGGCTGGGAGTGAACTCCACAATGAAATCTGCCAACGCTTGTGCCTTGATCACGGtccttggaaggtatctgacatcaaactcactaagttccACCGCCTACTGGATTAATCGTCTTGCAGCTTCCaatttgttcattgccttcCTTATAGGATGGTCCGTCAGGACAttgataatatgagcttggaaataatgcctcagcttcctagaagccgtaatcaaggcaaaagctagcttctccatcatcgggtatcgtccttccaCTCCCCTCAACCCTCGGCTTGTGTAATAAACTGGTTTCTGGATCCTCCCTTCTTCCCTAACCAACGCCAAGCTTAttgcgtgtggggacaccgccaaatacaaatatagttCCTCTCCAAGTATAGATGGACTTAGCAGTGGTGCTGTAATTAGGTAAGTCTttaggtcttggaaggccctctgacacttgtccgtccactcaaatgccttcttgaggactttaaagaatggcaaacacttgtcagtaaCTTTCAAAACAAACCTattaagggcggcaactcgtccggtaagagactagacttctttgatgttctttggtggttccatattcagtattACCTGGATTTTGTCTGGATTtgcctcaattcccctgtgcaaaaccatgaaccccaagaacTACCCTGACGAAACTctaaaagcacacttgcttggatttagcTTCATGTTGTACCAACGAAGtgtatcaaaggtctcttgaaggtcgtctaaATGCTTTCCCTCGTCCAGGCTTTTTACTAGCATGTCATCCAcaaaaacctccacatttcgcccgatttgaggacggaacatgtggttaaccaatctttggtaagtcgcccctaCGTTCTTcagaccaaagggcattaccttatagcaaaacaacccttggctagtaataaatgaggtcttttcttgatctgccttatccatctttatctggttgtagcctgagaaagcgtccatgaaactcagcaACTTGTGACCTGCTGTCTAGTCCACCAGCTGGCCAATGAGTGGCAATGGATAactgtccttggggcaagctttgtttaagtcagtaaaatccacgcacattcgccacttgccgttggccttcttcaccatgactacgttcgccaaccaatctggataataaacttctcggatgaactccgcggtaatcaacttctggacttcttctttgatggcattgtctcgctctgGAGCAAAAACCCTCTTCCTCTGATGCACTAGTTTGGAGTAGGGACATACATTCAAACGGTGAGTAATGACACTTGGATCGATAcccggcatgtcctcatgactccatgcaaagacattg is a genomic window containing:
- the LOC142632870 gene encoding uncharacterized protein LOC142632870; this translates as MLATNEHMQAMSIDKRRIAAEPTEVYEDVPLDESRRVIHTYAGGIGVILKSLEGDILEYAAHLQYQTTNNEAEYEALLKGLELAKSLGEKSIIVKGDFQLVINQVNGMCDAKEDRMKKYLSKVRQLVQKFTEVSFVQLPREENMETDALAKAASGGEATDAYGII